Sequence from the Pedobacter sp. D749 genome:
AGTTTGCCCGATATACTTGCCCCTGCAATTAATAGTTCGTGCGTAATGGTTTTAGTGTATTCTGTAATTTCAGATTTAAAATCTTTTACTGATGAACCAGAACGGATTTCTTCCAGTCTTTTTTCCCATTGTCCGGTAAGTTCTGCCTGCGCAATCTGTTTATCTTTAACCACTTCGTAAACAGCCAAACCTTTATTGGTAGGTACGAGATTTCGCTTTTCCCTTGTAATATATTCTCTGGTAATTAACGTTTCTATAATGGAGGCACGTGTTGCCGGTGTACCTAAACCACTATCTTTCATGGCATAACGTAATTCTTCATCTTCAATCTCTTTGCCACAGGTTTCAAGCGCTTTTAATAACGAAGCCTCGTTATACATTGGCTTTGGTTTAGTCTGTTTTTCTAAAAGAGATTTTTCAGTAATAGGCAATTGTTCGCCAACAGCAACTTTTGGTAATGCTGCATTGTCTTCATCTTTTTTATCATCTTCAGGATCGTTAAAAACAGCCCGCCAGCCTGCAGAACGGATTACCGTTCCATTAGCCACAAAAGTAACTCCCGATTGAATGGTTATTTTGGTTAATTCTTTGATACATTCCTGGTGAAATGCCTCAATCATACGTCCAACAACCATATCGTATACCGCTTGTTTATCCGGACTCAATCCATAAGCCTGCTCGCCAGTCGGTAAAACAGCATGGTGATCGGTTACTTTTTTAGCGTTAACACTTCGTTTATTTAAAGCAATGGTTTGCAGAAACTGTGCTTGTTTTCCAAAATCAGCATGATCGGTGAATTTTGCAATCAGATCCGGAACGCCGGCAAAAACATCATCGCCAATATAGCGCGATCCGGTACGCGGGTAAGAAACCAATTTGCTTTCATACAGGTTCTGCAAGATATTAAGTGTTTGATCAGCAGTATATCCTTTTTTCTTATTGGCTTCCTGCTGCAAACTGCTTAAGTCGTGCAGTAGTGGAGGGGGTTCTTTTCTTGGTTTAGCTTCTACAGCTGTAATGTTTCCACCTGTTGGAAAGCCAGAGGCCACATCCTCTACAAGTGCAAATAACTTTTCTACCTCTTCCTTTTCCTTATAATTCGA
This genomic interval carries:
- a CDS encoding DNA topoisomerase 3: MKIVIAEKPSVGRELAKVFGATTRKDGYIEGKGYSFTWAFGHLLQLAPPQDYGFIGWRKQHLPMLPQKFKLAVRKIKTKDGFVEDPAVRKQLDTIKKLFDEASEIIVATDAGREGELIFRYIYYYLKCKKPFKRLWISSQTDEAIKDGFRNLKPGTDYDTLFNSAHCRSESDWLVGMNATQALSISAGNRTVLSLGRVQTPTLAMICARFLEIKNFVPQTYYQISILLAKDEQVFKAISTSNYKEKEEVEKLFALVEDVASGFPTGGNITAVEAKPRKEPPPLLHDLSSLQQEANKKKGYTADQTLNILQNLYESKLVSYPRTGSRYIGDDVFAGVPDLIAKFTDHADFGKQAQFLQTIALNKRSVNAKKVTDHHAVLPTGEQAYGLSPDKQAVYDMVVGRMIEAFHQECIKELTKITIQSGVTFVANGTVIRSAGWRAVFNDPEDDKKDEDNAALPKVAVGEQLPITEKSLLEKQTKPKPMYNEASLLKALETCGKEIEDEELRYAMKDSGLGTPATRASIIETLITREYITREKRNLVPTNKGLAVYEVVKDKQIAQAELTGQWEKRLEEIRSGSSVKDFKSEITEYTKTITHELLIAGASISGKLAEEKKLEKV